The following are encoded in a window of Candidatus Sericytochromatia bacterium genomic DNA:
- a CDS encoding CPXCG motif-containing cysteine-rich protein, which produces MDTTGEYTCPTCGECSVTGVDISQGMSQRLIEDCQVCCRPMTLFIRFDEDDFTVSIEAEPLD; this is translated from the coding sequence ATGGACACCACCGGTGAATATACCTGCCCCACCTGCGGCGAGTGCAGCGTGACCGGCGTGGACATCTCGCAGGGCATGTCCCAGCGACTGATCGAGGACTGTCAGGTCTGCTGCCGCCCGATGACGCTGTTCATCCGCTTCGACGAGGACGACTTCACTGTCTCCATCGAAGCGGAACCGCTGGACTAG
- a CDS encoding SDR family oxidoreductase, whose amino-acid sequence MAESAPSPDVPGLSAAELEACLATLQRIADARVVFPRAHRLSGLIAKLYRESRRHDKQTEKRQEREADLDQQAQTIMVQIQRDALPSPALALPPPEHIVRQLHQPETCYICKQEYTELHFFYHLLCPRCAAFNFEMRQVRADLRGHTALVTGGRVKIGHQTVLRLLRDGARVIVTTRFPYAAAKRLREEPDAAEWLHRLQVYGLDLRNIPAVEAFAAHLSATESHLDILIHNAAQTIRRPPGFYRELAEQELQPSLSVPEEARRLVCQETAQPLIKALAAGASELPGGPELVPTQLDVLPVDRLADHEERADQRDRNSWLLRLDEVSAPEMLEVQLVNTVAPFLLNGRLRPLMQRSPNARRFIVNVSAMEGQFSRHKTIYHPHTNMAKASLNMMTRTSGEDFARDGIYMTSVDTGWVTDENPTPKRERGQRERGFFPPLDIVDGMARIYHPVAFGLSKPEVPFFGVFLKDYAPCPW is encoded by the coding sequence GTGGCTGAGTCAGCGCCCTCGCCCGATGTGCCGGGACTCAGTGCCGCCGAACTGGAAGCCTGTCTGGCGACCCTGCAGCGAATTGCAGATGCCCGGGTGGTGTTTCCTCGTGCCCATCGGTTGAGCGGCTTGATTGCGAAGCTGTATCGCGAGAGCCGCCGCCACGACAAGCAAACGGAGAAGCGGCAAGAACGTGAGGCGGACCTGGACCAGCAGGCCCAGACCATCATGGTGCAGATTCAGCGCGATGCCCTGCCATCTCCCGCGCTGGCCCTGCCGCCGCCGGAGCACATCGTGCGGCAACTCCACCAGCCTGAAACCTGTTACATCTGCAAACAGGAATACACGGAACTGCATTTCTTCTATCACCTGCTCTGTCCGCGTTGTGCCGCTTTCAATTTCGAGATGCGACAGGTCCGGGCGGACCTGCGCGGTCATACCGCCCTGGTCACCGGGGGAAGGGTCAAGATCGGCCACCAGACGGTGCTGCGCTTGTTGCGGGACGGCGCGCGCGTGATCGTGACCACCCGCTTTCCCTACGCGGCTGCCAAGCGCCTGCGCGAGGAACCGGACGCGGCCGAATGGCTGCATCGCCTGCAGGTATACGGGCTCGACCTGCGTAACATTCCCGCCGTGGAGGCCTTCGCGGCCCATCTGAGCGCCACGGAAAGCCACCTCGACATCCTGATCCACAACGCCGCGCAGACCATCCGGCGCCCCCCGGGCTTTTACCGCGAGCTGGCGGAACAGGAGCTGCAACCGTCGCTGAGTGTGCCGGAGGAAGCGCGTCGCCTGGTCTGCCAGGAAACCGCCCAACCGCTCATCAAGGCGCTGGCCGCCGGAGCCAGTGAGCTGCCCGGCGGGCCTGAACTGGTGCCCACCCAACTGGACGTGCTACCGGTGGACCGGCTGGCCGACCACGAGGAGCGGGCCGATCAGCGCGACCGCAACAGCTGGCTGTTGCGCCTGGACGAGGTCAGTGCCCCTGAGATGCTCGAGGTGCAACTGGTCAACACGGTGGCGCCGTTCCTGTTGAACGGTCGCTTGCGGCCCCTGATGCAGCGCTCCCCGAACGCCCGCCGCTTCATCGTGAATGTCTCGGCCATGGAGGGCCAGTTCAGCCGCCACAAAACCATCTACCACCCGCACACGAATATGGCCAAGGCGTCGCTCAACATGATGACCCGCACGTCGGGGGAAGACTTCGCGCGCGATGGCATCTACATGACCAGCGTCGACACCGGTTGGGTCACGGATGAAAATCCCACCCCCAAGCGCGAACGAGGCCAGCGCGAGCGCGGGTTTTTCCCGCCCCTCGACATCGTCGACGGCATGGCGCGCATTTATCACCCCGTGGCCTTCGGTCTCAGCAAACCTGAGGTGCCTTTTTTCGGGGTCTTCCTGAAAGACTATGCGCCCTGTCCGTGGTGA
- a CDS encoding GMC family oxidoreductase produces the protein MRDWLPYEPVSHPRDQDLETDVCVIGTGAGGAVFASELAEAGTRVVLLEQGGLYTRRDFTQDEATMMPRLFERGGGRTTDDGGITLLHGRCVGGGTTVNWAICFDPPGRVLESWREGLGLPAMHLADWRPSLDKVRFVLNVQKMQAEELNENARLLIKGATALGMRGERFEHSRTACLGSGFCILGCAYDRKQSMLVTYVPRAIRHGATLLAQARATGFEREGPRIRAVLGELTDPSTGTRRRLRVRARHVAVAAGALGTPALLQRAGLANASGRLGKNLALHPTSAVLAIFDHPVRGFEGIHYGAYVPDLEPEGILIESVFAYPALAASTMLRGGREAQRAMSQYDHWAGGIVLLHDDSRGDVQATGPEGARVRYALNAADQAKMRKGLLALANIFLAAGAREVLIPHAACGPIRSPEEAERVIASLDLSPNRLALFSAHQMGTAAMGRDPASSVTDGFGRVHGMENLWIADGSLFPTSLGVNPQITIAALADRNARHLLAHWQEPAASL, from the coding sequence GTGCGTGATTGGCTGCCGTATGAGCCGGTCTCCCACCCGCGGGACCAGGACCTGGAAACCGACGTCTGCGTGATCGGCACGGGAGCGGGAGGAGCCGTTTTTGCCAGTGAACTGGCGGAGGCAGGCACTCGCGTGGTGCTGCTCGAGCAGGGCGGGCTGTACACCCGCCGGGACTTCACCCAGGACGAGGCCACCATGATGCCCCGCCTGTTCGAACGCGGCGGGGGCCGCACCACGGACGACGGCGGCATCACGCTGCTCCACGGGCGTTGCGTGGGGGGCGGCACCACCGTCAACTGGGCCATCTGTTTCGATCCCCCCGGGCGCGTGCTCGAGAGCTGGCGCGAGGGCCTGGGCTTGCCCGCGATGCACTTGGCCGATTGGCGCCCCAGTCTCGACAAGGTGCGCTTCGTGCTCAACGTGCAAAAAATGCAGGCGGAGGAGCTCAACGAAAACGCCCGCTTGCTGATCAAGGGCGCCACGGCCCTGGGAATGCGCGGCGAGCGCTTCGAGCACAGCCGCACGGCCTGCCTGGGCAGCGGATTCTGCATCCTGGGCTGTGCCTATGACCGCAAGCAGAGCATGCTGGTCACCTACGTGCCCCGCGCGATTCGTCACGGCGCCACCTTGCTGGCGCAGGCCCGCGCCACGGGTTTCGAACGGGAGGGGCCGCGCATCCGCGCCGTGCTCGGTGAACTGACGGACCCCAGCACCGGCACCCGCAGGCGCCTGCGGGTGCGCGCCCGGCACGTGGCCGTGGCGGCCGGTGCCCTCGGAACCCCGGCCCTGCTGCAGCGGGCGGGCCTGGCTAACGCCTCGGGCCGCCTGGGGAAGAACCTCGCCCTTCACCCCACCTCGGCGGTGTTGGCCATCTTCGATCACCCGGTGCGAGGCTTCGAAGGCATCCACTACGGGGCCTATGTGCCCGACCTGGAGCCGGAAGGCATCCTGATCGAATCGGTCTTCGCCTACCCTGCCCTGGCCGCCTCCACCATGCTTCGCGGGGGCCGGGAGGCCCAGCGGGCGATGTCGCAGTATGACCACTGGGCCGGCGGCATCGTCCTGCTGCACGACGACAGTCGGGGAGACGTTCAGGCGACCGGCCCCGAAGGGGCAAGGGTCCGCTACGCGCTGAATGCCGCAGACCAGGCCAAAATGCGCAAAGGACTCCTCGCGCTGGCGAACATCTTCCTGGCGGCCGGGGCGCGGGAGGTGCTGATTCCGCACGCCGCCTGCGGGCCGATCCGCTCGCCCGAAGAGGCGGAGCGGGTGATCGCCTCGCTGGACCTCTCCCCCAATCGCCTGGCCCTGTTCTCCGCCCACCAGATGGGCACCGCCGCGATGGGCCGTGACCCGGCCTCCAGCGTGACGGACGGGTTTGGTCGGGTCCACGGGATGGAGAACCTCTGGATTGCGGACGGTAGCCTATTCCCGACCTCACTCGGGGTCAATCCGCAGATCACCATTGCGGCGCTGGCCGACCGCAACGCCCGACACCTGCTTGCCCATTGGCAGGAACCTGCGGCGTCCTTATGA
- a CDS encoding 4a-hydroxytetrahydrobiopterin dehydratase, which yields MTQELAQKTCVPCSGGVPALDVVTATQLLRQVPAWRIAEAEPARLARRFVFPDFVAAMAFVNRVADLAEAEGHHPDLTIRYNQVDVEVWTHAIQGLTESDFILAAKIDTLPV from the coding sequence ATGACCCAGGAACTCGCCCAAAAAACCTGTGTGCCCTGCTCCGGCGGGGTGCCAGCACTGGATGTCGTGACTGCGACTCAGTTGTTGCGCCAGGTTCCAGCCTGGCGCATCGCCGAGGCTGAACCGGCTCGGCTGGCGCGCCGCTTTGTGTTTCCGGACTTCGTGGCCGCCATGGCCTTCGTCAACCGCGTGGCCGACCTCGCCGAGGCCGAGGGCCATCACCCCGACCTCACGATTCGCTACAATCAGGTCGACGTGGAGGTCTGGACGCACGCCATCCAGGGGCTGACGGAAAGCGACTTTATCCTGGCCGCCAAGATCGATACTTTGCCAGTCTGA
- a CDS encoding peptidoglycan-binding domain-containing protein: protein MSQPIVSSPRVSRPQVGGRAPEMPPSLAPSPAASWSLDLFTMASATLDDMERLAPGAKLPTTLEPIGGSLQAKRGVLAHGDRGEDVATLQRQLEARGFSVGGVDGTFGPLTEAAVRAFQRSRGLAVDGVVGERTWGALGGPAPSSAGQSGGATPSSSSGSSSRLWRYLNNRYKGARHQCFRYSWTLTGLAGGRPLGSASVLHHGRGSSTSYLSTLEARGLLRPGDVIYVNRSPGADPSSTNLAYGPHWFVYMGNNQYADQYGVRSAAGMAAFVPGRRIDEIHRTMP, encoded by the coding sequence ATGTCGCAACCGATCGTGTCCTCTCCCCGCGTTTCACGCCCACAGGTGGGCGGTCGTGCTCCTGAAATGCCGCCTTCCCTGGCGCCCTCCCCCGCGGCCAGCTGGTCGCTAGACCTCTTCACGATGGCCAGCGCGACCCTGGACGACATGGAACGGCTCGCGCCGGGAGCCAAGCTGCCCACCACGCTGGAGCCCATCGGCGGGAGTCTTCAGGCGAAGCGGGGCGTCCTGGCGCACGGCGATCGCGGCGAGGACGTGGCCACCTTGCAGCGCCAGCTGGAAGCCCGCGGATTCTCCGTGGGGGGCGTGGACGGAACTTTCGGGCCGCTCACGGAAGCCGCTGTGCGCGCCTTCCAGCGCTCGCGCGGCCTGGCTGTGGACGGCGTGGTGGGAGAGCGCACCTGGGGGGCCCTGGGCGGCCCGGCGCCGAGCAGCGCTGGGCAGTCCGGTGGCGCCACGCCTTCGAGTTCGAGCGGGTCTTCCTCGCGCCTGTGGCGCTACCTGAATAACCGCTACAAGGGCGCACGTCATCAGTGCTTCCGCTACTCGTGGACGCTTACGGGCCTGGCGGGCGGCCGCCCGCTCGGTTCCGCCAGCGTGCTACATCACGGGCGTGGCTCCTCCACGTCATACCTGTCCACCCTGGAGGCCAGGGGACTGTTGCGTCCTGGGGACGTGATCTACGTCAACCGCAGCCCGGGTGCGGATCCCAGCTCAACCAACCTGGCCTATGGCCCACACTGGTTCGTCTATATGGGCAACAACCAGTACGCCGACCAGTACGGGGTGCGCAGCGCGGCCGGCATGGCAGCCTTCGTGCCCGGGCGTCGCATCGACGAGATTCATCGCACGATGCCTTGA
- a CDS encoding MMPL family transporter has protein sequence MQSTPWSRQFGNWVAQRARLIAWVWLALFIGAACLAPFGLKRLVGGSGELPRSEAAALDRTLREHFETPLAGRLVVVLETRTRPVDAPELAPVVAGVAPALRRVPIVGAVEGPFHRGDMLGGEAGGHHRSWIIGLKAGDARTSQDAVRALRAAIAPLAATVQQGDPEALLVVTGGSAVNEDIGQRSKADGQRAELWATPLTMAALWFAFRSVGATLLPLLSAGLAITLTFAVAFTVSLFTPLSDLMENLVTMVGLAVGIDYALLTVSRWRHERTTTPGPEAVARAVAFTAPAILVSGGAVLCGTLGLALAPLLELRSMSLGGSAVVVFSMAGAVTLLPALLVLLGDWVEWPASPDTAPHDAQGEARWERLAERLTARPWQALSLGLLLIALLAAPALTFQTGAPRMSDFPKDMESAKGLQALARMGVGNQVFDIPILIETTDGTPVLARQHLRTLHAFVRELERDEHTLRVLSPLSLKPAMSFPAVLMLWHDWPRALERLPDARRLLVSRDGQRMLLTVVLRDGVSTIDIQAYASKLRDKRLEGAFRLRVGGQPTYLNELEARLHDATLPVLGGVALLTGGLLAIAFRSLLIPLKAIALNLLSVAAGFGVVTAVCEWGWGASLIGLSEPLVRVPPFVPLLLFCIMFGLSMDYEVFMLSRVRERLLLHGDQPRAIREGLAATGPVITHAAAIMVIVFGAFIGADILVVKVLGLGLATAVLVDACLIRTLMAVPLLLISGKWNWFPGKVVPPSNGSLAKETLP, from the coding sequence ATGCAGAGCACCCCATGGTCTCGACAATTCGGCAACTGGGTGGCCCAGCGGGCCCGCCTGATCGCATGGGTCTGGCTGGCCCTGTTCATCGGCGCGGCCTGCCTGGCTCCCTTCGGCCTCAAACGCCTGGTGGGAGGCAGTGGGGAACTTCCTCGGAGTGAAGCCGCCGCGCTGGATCGCACCCTGCGAGAACACTTCGAGACGCCCCTGGCCGGTCGCCTCGTGGTGGTGCTCGAAACCCGGACCCGCCCCGTGGACGCCCCCGAACTGGCGCCCGTGGTGGCCGGCGTGGCCCCAGCCTTGCGTCGAGTGCCGATCGTGGGGGCGGTGGAGGGCCCCTTCCACCGCGGCGATATGCTGGGGGGAGAGGCCGGAGGGCACCATCGCAGCTGGATCATCGGCCTGAAGGCCGGCGACGCGCGCACCTCTCAGGACGCGGTGCGGGCCCTGCGGGCGGCGATCGCCCCCTTGGCGGCCACCGTGCAACAAGGCGATCCGGAGGCCCTGCTGGTTGTGACGGGTGGCAGCGCCGTGAACGAGGACATCGGCCAGCGCAGCAAGGCGGATGGGCAGCGTGCCGAGCTGTGGGCCACGCCGCTGACCATGGCCGCGCTCTGGTTCGCTTTCCGGTCCGTGGGGGCGACCCTCCTGCCACTCTTGAGCGCTGGGCTCGCGATCACGCTGACCTTCGCGGTGGCCTTCACCGTGAGCCTTTTCACACCGCTCAGCGACCTGATGGAGAACCTGGTCACCATGGTGGGCCTGGCCGTGGGGATCGACTATGCCTTGCTGACCGTGTCGCGCTGGCGTCACGAACGCACCACCACCCCCGGGCCCGAGGCGGTGGCGCGCGCCGTGGCCTTCACCGCGCCCGCCATCCTGGTGTCGGGCGGCGCCGTCCTGTGCGGCACGCTCGGACTGGCCCTGGCGCCCTTGCTGGAGTTGCGCAGCATGTCGCTCGGCGGCAGCGCTGTGGTGGTCTTTTCAATGGCCGGCGCGGTGACCCTGCTACCCGCTCTGCTGGTGCTGCTGGGAGATTGGGTGGAGTGGCCTGCCAGCCCCGACACGGCGCCACACGATGCGCAGGGTGAAGCGCGCTGGGAGCGGCTCGCCGAGAGGTTGACGGCCCGGCCCTGGCAGGCCTTGAGTCTGGGTTTGCTGCTGATCGCCTTGCTGGCCGCCCCGGCCCTGACCTTTCAGACCGGCGCACCCCGGATGTCGGACTTTCCCAAGGATATGGAAAGCGCCAAGGGACTGCAGGCGCTGGCGCGCATGGGGGTGGGCAATCAGGTCTTCGACATTCCGATCCTGATCGAAACCACCGATGGCACGCCCGTCCTGGCCCGACAGCACCTCCGAACGCTGCACGCCTTCGTGCGGGAACTGGAACGCGACGAGCACACCCTCCGCGTGCTGAGTCCGCTGAGCCTGAAGCCGGCCATGAGCTTTCCGGCTGTGCTGATGCTCTGGCACGATTGGCCGCGTGCGCTGGAGCGCCTGCCCGATGCCCGGCGCCTGCTGGTCAGCCGGGATGGTCAGCGCATGCTTCTCACGGTGGTGCTGCGCGATGGGGTCTCGACGATCGACATCCAGGCCTATGCATCGAAACTCCGAGACAAGCGGCTGGAGGGGGCCTTTCGGCTCCGCGTGGGCGGCCAACCGACCTACCTGAATGAACTGGAAGCGCGCCTGCACGACGCCACGTTGCCGGTGCTGGGGGGGGTGGCGCTGCTGACCGGGGGGTTGCTGGCGATCGCCTTCCGCTCCCTGCTGATCCCCCTCAAGGCGATCGCCCTGAACCTGCTCTCGGTGGCCGCTGGCTTCGGGGTGGTCACGGCCGTCTGCGAGTGGGGTTGGGGGGCCTCCCTGATCGGGCTCAGCGAGCCGCTGGTCAGGGTTCCACCCTTCGTGCCGCTGCTGCTGTTCTGCATCATGTTCGGACTCTCGATGGACTACGAGGTGTTCATGCTCAGCCGGGTGCGCGAGCGCCTGCTGCTGCACGGCGATCAGCCACGGGCCATCCGGGAGGGTCTGGCCGCCACCGGCCCGGTCATCACCCACGCCGCGGCGATCATGGTGATCGTCTTCGGTGCCTTCATCGGCGCCGACATCCTGGTGGTCAAGGTGCTCGGACTCGGGCTGGCCACGGCCGTGCTGGTCGATGCCTGTCTGATCCGCACCCTGATGGCGGTTCCCCTGCTTTTGATCTCGGGTAAGTGGAACTGGTTCCCCGGAAAGGTCGTGCCCCCCTCGAATGGTTCCTTGGCGAAGGAGACGCTCCCATGA
- a CDS encoding fatty acyl-AMP ligase, producing MTVTLLDGWLKHVEAAPEALAVSRLDPQAVPAQSLTRGALHHAAQQGAQRLAGLIAPGDRVVLAHAPGLGFVTSVLAVWLAGGIVVTASPPTSDRTRDWLVAIIRESEPRLLLTDTPIVPLLAPLGQALQVPVASLETLPEHGAETNRRPAELAVVQFTSGSTSAPRGVRVSHANLLANLQQLAEASQFGADDVCVTWLPHYHNMGLVGVLLLPLWIGFPVHLMSPLEFLERPGRWLQAISRVGATFSGGPNFAFDLATIRTSAAEAEGLDLSRWVGAFSGSEPVRASTLARFAKRFAPHGFDPRAFYPCYGMAEATVLVTGGAKMSGARTHHFDAEELGAGRALAVPADHPRARALMGLGRTWGNLQLAIVHPETGTRLAAGQVGEVWLRGDSIAEGYWKPATASHPFGHRLEGSDGWLRTGDTGVLVEGDLVLTGRIKELIILNGRNLYPGDLEQALECLRPTLQTAVAFAVEAQRGERLVIVGEVDPDLDDAGRTALLEGIRLALRQEDVTPHDVVLVPPGAIERTATGKLSRFATRDAYVAGRLPRPAEPLPH from the coding sequence ATGACTGTGACCCTGCTGGATGGTTGGCTCAAACACGTGGAAGCCGCCCCGGAGGCGCTGGCGGTCTCCCGGTTGGATCCGCAGGCCGTGCCGGCACAGTCACTCACGCGCGGGGCCCTGCATCACGCCGCGCAACAAGGCGCGCAGCGTCTGGCGGGGCTGATCGCACCGGGCGATCGGGTGGTGCTCGCTCACGCACCGGGTCTGGGCTTCGTGACCAGCGTGCTGGCCGTCTGGCTGGCCGGCGGCATCGTGGTGACCGCCTCCCCCCCCACCAGTGACCGCACGCGCGACTGGCTGGTGGCCATCATCCGCGAGAGCGAGCCCCGCCTGCTGCTGACCGACACGCCGATCGTGCCCCTGCTGGCGCCACTCGGGCAAGCCCTCCAGGTGCCCGTGGCCAGCCTGGAGACCCTGCCGGAACACGGGGCGGAAACCAATCGTCGACCGGCCGAACTGGCCGTGGTGCAGTTCACCAGCGGCTCAACCTCGGCCCCGCGAGGCGTGCGCGTCAGCCACGCCAACTTGCTGGCCAACTTGCAACAACTGGCCGAGGCCTCACAGTTCGGCGCCGATGACGTGTGTGTCACCTGGCTGCCGCACTATCACAACATGGGCCTGGTGGGGGTCTTGCTGTTGCCGCTCTGGATCGGCTTCCCGGTCCACCTGATGAGCCCCCTGGAATTTCTGGAGCGACCGGGACGCTGGCTGCAGGCCATCTCAAGGGTGGGTGCCACCTTCAGCGGCGGCCCCAACTTCGCCTTTGACCTGGCGACCATCCGCACCAGTGCGGCCGAGGCCGAGGGGCTCGATCTATCTCGCTGGGTGGGCGCCTTTTCCGGCTCGGAGCCGGTGCGGGCCAGCACCTTGGCCCGTTTCGCCAAACGTTTCGCCCCGCACGGGTTCGATCCGCGCGCGTTTTATCCGTGTTACGGCATGGCCGAAGCCACCGTACTCGTCACCGGCGGCGCCAAGATGTCAGGCGCGCGCACCCATCACTTCGACGCGGAGGAACTGGGGGCCGGGCGGGCCCTCGCGGTGCCCGCGGACCACCCCCGTGCCCGTGCGCTGATGGGGCTCGGGCGCACCTGGGGAAACCTGCAACTGGCGATCGTGCATCCCGAGACGGGCACGCGCCTGGCCGCCGGCCAGGTGGGAGAAGTCTGGCTGCGCGGCGATTCGATCGCGGAGGGGTACTGGAAGCCCGCCACCGCCAGCCATCCCTTCGGGCATCGGCTCGAAGGGAGTGACGGCTGGCTCCGCACCGGTGACACGGGCGTGCTGGTGGAGGGAGACCTGGTGCTGACCGGCCGCATCAAAGAACTGATCATCCTCAATGGCCGCAACCTCTACCCCGGGGATCTCGAACAGGCCCTCGAATGCCTGCGTCCAACCCTCCAGACGGCGGTCGCCTTCGCGGTGGAAGCCCAGCGTGGCGAGCGGCTCGTGATCGTGGGAGAAGTGGACCCCGACCTGGATGACGCCGGCCGAACGGCGCTTCTGGAAGGGATTCGCCTGGCCCTGCGCCAGGAGGACGTGACGCCGCACGACGTGGTGCTGGTGCCGCCGGGTGCGATCGAGCGCACGGCGACGGGCAAGCTGTCACGCTTCGCCACCCGCGATGCCTATGTGGCGGGACGCCTACCTCGGCCCGCAGAACCCCTGCCTCATTAG
- a CDS encoding isoprenylcysteine carboxylmethyltransferase family protein, translating into MKLTLPLLVLICVNFAWIGYLPLGFFRRDGQYNLRWWLTGLPFFLVPAYALALQFDLVAAAWQPLPLPAPWNQLADAVAVLLATSSIALITLALGTHRVPLALWHQDNDAPRSIVTYGAYKHIRHPFYTSFLMAFTAGLCVMPGLVTAALLGYQFVALHVTAKREEGRLAASEFGAEYQAYLARTGRFFPRPGGGAA; encoded by the coding sequence GTGAAACTGACCTTGCCCCTGCTGGTCCTGATATGCGTCAACTTTGCCTGGATTGGCTATCTGCCACTCGGCTTTTTCCGCCGAGATGGCCAGTACAACCTGCGCTGGTGGCTGACGGGCTTGCCCTTCTTCCTGGTACCGGCCTATGCGCTGGCGCTTCAGTTCGACCTCGTCGCAGCGGCCTGGCAGCCGCTGCCGCTGCCCGCGCCCTGGAACCAGCTGGCGGATGCGGTGGCCGTGCTGCTGGCGACCAGTTCGATCGCCCTGATCACGCTGGCCCTCGGCACCCACCGCGTGCCGCTGGCTCTCTGGCATCAGGACAACGACGCGCCCCGCTCGATCGTGACCTACGGGGCCTACAAGCACATCCGCCACCCCTTCTACACCTCATTCCTGATGGCGTTCACGGCCGGCCTGTGCGTGATGCCAGGGCTGGTGACGGCGGCCCTGCTGGGTTATCAATTCGTGGCCCTGCACGTGACGGCCAAACGGGAGGAAGGGCGCCTGGCGGCCTCTGAATTCGGTGCGGAATACCAGGCCTACCTGGCGCGCACCGGGCGCTTCTTTCCCCGCCCCGGGGGCGGTGCGGCGTGA
- a CDS encoding 3-oxoacyl-[acyl-carrier-protein] synthase III C-terminal domain-containing protein, which translates to MSEVYVHGLAYALGDQAISLADTVQAGRTISDLTTLREAGFHQHHVAADGTDAYMLGLRAAQALGEQPGIDLARTGAILYATCLTCNGNRGSEAEFRTTRDVKHLMDYPASHLQADLDLPDAAVIGLNQQACTSMLGSLRMARALLLAEPEMEGVLCVSADRFPAGAIYEQAYNLISDGAAACWVGREPRGYRLVATHALTNGALAQATDDETVGSYFGYTHRLVTELLRKADMRADDLDWVVPQNTHVKTWEVLSRLLRIPLERVYFDSIGEVAHIISSDNVVNLLKLENSGRIQSGQRLLLLMAGFGLNWQGTILEKR; encoded by the coding sequence GTGAGCGAAGTTTACGTTCACGGCCTGGCCTACGCCCTGGGCGACCAGGCCATTTCTCTGGCGGACACGGTCCAGGCGGGCCGGACGATCTCGGACCTGACGACCCTCCGGGAGGCAGGCTTCCACCAGCACCACGTGGCCGCAGACGGCACCGACGCCTACATGCTGGGCTTGCGGGCGGCCCAGGCCCTGGGCGAGCAGCCCGGCATCGACCTCGCCCGCACGGGGGCGATCCTGTATGCCACCTGTCTGACGTGCAACGGCAACCGCGGCAGTGAAGCTGAGTTTCGGACCACGCGAGACGTCAAACACCTGATGGACTATCCGGCCAGCCACCTGCAGGCCGATCTGGACCTGCCGGACGCCGCGGTCATCGGGCTGAATCAGCAGGCCTGCACCTCCATGCTGGGGTCGCTGCGGATGGCCCGGGCCCTGCTGCTCGCGGAACCCGAGATGGAGGGCGTGCTGTGCGTGTCCGCAGACCGGTTCCCCGCGGGGGCGATCTACGAGCAAGCCTACAATCTGATCAGCGACGGGGCCGCGGCCTGCTGGGTTGGCAGGGAACCGCGTGGGTACCGCCTCGTCGCGACCCACGCATTGACCAACGGCGCGCTGGCTCAGGCCACCGATGACGAGACGGTGGGCAGCTATTTCGGCTACACGCATCGCCTGGTGACCGAACTGCTCCGCAAGGCCGACATGAGGGCGGACGACCTGGACTGGGTGGTCCCGCAGAACACCCACGTCAAAACCTGGGAGGTGCTCTCGCGCCTGCTACGCATCCCGCTGGAACGGGTCTACTTCGACAGCATCGGCGAGGTGGCTCACATCATCAGCAGTGACAACGTGGTGAACCTGTTGAAACTTGAAAATTCGGGAAGGATACAATCGGGACAGCGGTTGCTCCTGCTGATGGCCGGTTTCGGCCTGAATTGGCAGGGCACCATCCTGGAAAAGAGGTGA